In the genome of Phosphitispora fastidiosa, one region contains:
- a CDS encoding B12-binding domain-containing radical SAM protein, translating into MSLNILLVTPPYHTGIIEVTGKWPPLSLVYLAGHLRANGFQVKIYDAMSLDHDINDVSRVISEENPDVIMIGGFTSSINAAVEVLKAAKDINPDMVTCLGGIHATFCGCELLKEMPGIIDYIVRGEGEQTAVELAQAISDRETPDHVRGLAWLADGAVIMTPEREFTKEMDHLIPAWDLLDWNLYKYNVTGRRLALVGLSRGCPHSCSFCSQHLFWKGTYRTRTPENFVAELEMLHRDYGVGMFMMADEFATCEPEVWERVLDLLITKGLDIHISLETRADAVVRDSSILHKYRQAGIVHVYVGVETVHQKTMDGFGKGLTVDISRRAIDLLNRHDIITECSFIIGNPGDTEEDIETTLQTALDYASDLAHFLLLTPWPYTEMYDQVREYIVENDYSKYHFVYPVIKPAQMEIPRLWSALVNCFRVFYLNKVQQLVLMEDGFKKDYMLKSVRIMHTHFFVNNFGKNTISLPAEMGNIIDSIIGMSKEDGKMLNEKEVTALSSELDADIVEFIQQGLDNNDEEKFNLLALREFRIQFMAGSVYREYCEKQERTPETVSHWSEIPAIPTSAFKEHIITSFPLKDAELALLTSGTTEPGMRGKIYRDKPSLDMILKANKMITKSLLFPDIDRMRILLLVPSPKVAPAMAMAFGLEQMKNEFGTDDSMYLITPNGFETEALIEALREAEESGAPVTLVGATSGFVHFFNGCIEKGLAFRLPEGSRLCDGGGYQGTFGDCSRNDFYARCAEYLGVPPHMCINTLGMSESGTNYFDNTIRNFFNGVAEKERYKVALPWTRTVVVGPRTGQRLPEGEIGLIRHYDLTNRATVLAVQTDNIGYETEGGFEIIGRAQGNLLGFGLEPTSVKDWILAGHREDHSAAGIHPTTGHGHPAIGHGHPAAGDGHPGQGCSAATAEMLAPAHGAPCSTVADGMMRSHGAPCSTVADGMMKAHGAPCSTVADGMMKAHGAPCSTVADGMIKGKAEVK; encoded by the coding sequence ATGTCATTGAATATCCTTCTGGTAACACCTCCGTATCATACCGGCATAATTGAAGTTACCGGAAAATGGCCGCCGCTGAGCCTGGTGTACCTGGCCGGTCACCTGAGAGCAAACGGATTTCAGGTTAAGATATATGATGCCATGTCCCTGGACCACGATATCAATGATGTCAGCAGGGTTATTTCAGAGGAAAACCCGGATGTGATAATGATTGGGGGATTTACTTCAAGTATTAATGCTGCTGTTGAAGTCCTGAAGGCAGCCAAGGATATCAATCCGGATATGGTAACCTGTCTCGGTGGTATTCACGCTACCTTCTGCGGCTGCGAACTACTTAAGGAAATGCCCGGAATTATCGATTATATAGTAAGGGGTGAGGGGGAGCAGACCGCTGTGGAACTGGCACAGGCTATTAGTGATAGGGAGACACCTGACCATGTCAGGGGCCTGGCCTGGCTTGCTGATGGCGCTGTTATCATGACCCCTGAGCGCGAATTTACCAAAGAAATGGACCATCTTATCCCGGCATGGGATTTGTTGGACTGGAACCTGTATAAATATAATGTAACCGGAAGAAGGCTGGCTCTGGTGGGGTTGTCACGGGGATGCCCGCACAGCTGCAGTTTTTGTTCCCAGCACCTGTTCTGGAAGGGTACCTACCGCACCAGAACCCCTGAGAACTTTGTCGCAGAGCTGGAAATGCTGCACCGGGATTATGGTGTCGGTATGTTTATGATGGCTGATGAATTCGCCACCTGTGAGCCGGAGGTCTGGGAAAGAGTCCTGGACCTGCTTATCACTAAAGGGCTTGATATTCACATCAGTCTGGAGACAAGGGCAGATGCGGTTGTCAGGGACAGCAGCATTCTGCACAAATACCGCCAGGCAGGGATTGTACATGTCTATGTGGGTGTGGAAACAGTGCACCAGAAAACCATGGATGGTTTCGGGAAAGGGCTCACGGTTGACATCTCCCGCAGGGCTATCGATCTGTTAAACCGGCATGATATTATTACCGAATGTTCTTTTATCATTGGGAATCCCGGTGACACTGAAGAGGATATTGAGACAACCCTGCAGACCGCACTGGACTATGCCTCTGACCTGGCACATTTTTTGCTGCTGACGCCATGGCCTTATACCGAAATGTATGACCAGGTAAGGGAATATATTGTAGAGAACGATTACTCCAAATACCATTTTGTTTATCCGGTGATAAAGCCGGCACAAATGGAAATACCGCGCTTATGGTCGGCATTGGTTAACTGCTTCCGGGTATTTTACCTCAATAAGGTGCAGCAATTGGTATTGATGGAGGACGGGTTTAAGAAGGACTATATGCTGAAATCGGTCCGCATCATGCATACCCACTTTTTTGTTAATAATTTTGGGAAAAACACGATATCACTGCCTGCTGAAATGGGCAATATTATAGACTCCATAATTGGGATGAGTAAGGAGGACGGCAAGATGTTAAATGAGAAAGAAGTGACCGCACTGTCAAGCGAGCTTGATGCTGATATTGTTGAATTTATCCAACAGGGCTTGGATAACAACGATGAAGAAAAATTTAACCTGCTGGCGCTGAGGGAATTCAGGATTCAGTTTATGGCCGGTTCCGTTTACCGGGAGTATTGTGAGAAACAGGAACGTACGCCGGAAACAGTAAGCCACTGGTCAGAGATACCTGCGATTCCCACCTCTGCCTTCAAAGAGCACATAATTACCTCGTTCCCCTTAAAGGATGCCGAACTGGCTTTACTGACCAGTGGGACCACCGAACCGGGCATGAGGGGCAAAATTTACCGGGATAAGCCCAGTCTGGATATGATTCTGAAGGCTAATAAGATGATAACCAAATCCCTCCTGTTTCCTGATATTGACCGGATGCGCATTCTGCTTCTGGTTCCATCACCAAAAGTAGCGCCGGCTATGGCTATGGCTTTTGGACTGGAACAGATGAAAAACGAGTTTGGTACTGATGACAGCATGTATTTGATAACACCCAACGGCTTTGAGACCGAAGCGCTGATTGAGGCCTTACGTGAGGCTGAGGAAAGCGGCGCTCCTGTTACTTTGGTAGGCGCAACCTCCGGATTTGTGCATTTCTTCAACGGTTGTATTGAAAAAGGACTCGCCTTCCGGCTCCCGGAAGGAAGCCGGCTTTGTGACGGCGGTGGTTACCAGGGTACTTTCGGTGATTGTTCCCGGAATGATTTCTATGCCAGATGCGCGGAGTACCTGGGGGTACCCCCTCATATGTGCATAAATACCCTGGGGATGAGTGAAAGCGGGACAAACTATTTTGACAATACAATCAGGAATTTCTTTAATGGTGTGGCGGAAAAAGAACGTTATAAGGTTGCTCTTCCCTGGACCAGGACTGTTGTGGTTGGCCCCAGAACCGGACAGCGGCTGCCCGAAGGGGAAATAGGGCTGATCCGGCATTACGATTTGACTAACCGGGCTACGGTACTGGCTGTGCAAACTGACAATATCGGTTATGAAACAGAAGGCGGGTTTGAAATAATCGGCAGGGCACAGGGCAATCTCCTGGGCTTTGGCCTTGAGCCGACCAGTGTCAAGGACTGGATACTGGCAGGCCATCGGGAGGACCATAGTGCAGCCGGGATACATCCCACGACAGGCCATGGCCACCCAGCCATTGGTCATGGTCACCCAGCTGCCGGAGATGGACATCCCGGCCAGGGTTGTTCGGCTGCAACGGCTGAAATGCTGGCACCTGCCCATGGAGCGCCGTGTTCTACAGTAGCAGATGGGATGATGAGATCACATGGAGCGCCATGCTCCACAGTTGCCGATGGGATGATGAAGGCCCATGGAGCGCCGTGCTCTACAGTAGCCGACGGGATGATGAAGGCCCATGGAGCGCCGTGCTCCACAGTTGCCGATGGGATGATAAAAGGTAAAGCAGAGGTGAAATAA
- a CDS encoding tetratricopeptide repeat protein has translation MRLLHLVNSLINHKIHFRINFDQRISRSKAIVLVALLAVIMALSGYYIGEQWFWVKDQNLYEYRIESLKDRLAENSASTSVRVELAMTYYLDGQAEKAEGVLRKVLADEPENDTAVLYLGLILSEQKNYRESIAFLTRYLEKNQGLETRIALLYLGRNYLETGAIGPAVTTLSKAAEIDSANPVVYYYMGQAYEKLNDRQNAINAYERALAINNEYKEAELALKKVVGR, from the coding sequence GTGAGATTGCTGCACCTCGTTAATTCACTAATAAACCACAAAATCCATTTTAGAATAAATTTTGACCAAAGGATAAGCCGCAGCAAGGCCATTGTCTTGGTTGCCCTTCTTGCTGTAATTATGGCGCTTTCCGGATACTACATCGGGGAGCAGTGGTTTTGGGTTAAAGATCAAAACCTTTATGAGTACCGCATCGAATCTTTAAAAGACCGGCTTGCCGAAAATTCCGCATCCACCAGTGTCAGGGTTGAACTGGCAATGACATATTACCTTGACGGGCAAGCGGAGAAGGCAGAGGGAGTTCTGCGAAAAGTGCTGGCAGATGAGCCTGAAAATGATACTGCTGTATTATACCTGGGGCTGATTCTTTCAGAACAGAAAAATTACCGGGAATCCATAGCTTTTCTGACCAGATATTTGGAGAAAAATCAGGGACTTGAAACCAGAATTGCCTTGTTATATCTGGGACGGAACTATCTTGAAACAGGCGCCATCGGTCCTGCCGTAACCACTCTCAGTAAGGCTGCTGAGATTGATTCGGCAAACCCTGTTGTTTATTACTATATGGGGCAGGCTTACGAAAAACTAAATGACAGGCAAAATGCCATTAATGCATATGAGAGGGCATTGGCCATTAATAATGAATATAAAGAGGCTGAGTTGGCATTGAAGAAGGTGGTAGGCCGGTGA
- a CDS encoding 6-bladed beta-propeller → MKEHNDENLAGKLGEFKGNRPRRRKTVTLKTLLLLLLFTSIIISAVFGYLYYLEQKPVNSVLPLINNKPPEFRFSIYEGQNRFSHPIAVAVYNSSNIYISNNRNHTVEIVGPNGKSKGVIGRAGDLPGDLMFPYGIDFLPDGAILIAETGNYRIQEYSPEGKFVKNFLEPGNKAGIQKPGPICVDKRGHIYVGDLSGNQVVKFDRNARVLERFRNISYPHGIAVDVERNKLYVSDSGASVVKVYELEGETERELGETVTEPQRVIDSITPGNRFSMVRGVAVDGNGRLYVVDTISGRVRVFDKNGGYLFSFGQPGSGDGEFVYPVGIHVDDSGKIYIADWGNNRIQVWGY, encoded by the coding sequence GTGAAGGAGCATAATGACGAAAATTTAGCCGGCAAATTAGGGGAGTTTAAGGGGAACCGCCCGCGGAGGAGGAAGACAGTAACCCTGAAAACCCTGCTGTTGTTGCTTTTATTTACTTCAATAATAATTTCTGCAGTTTTTGGGTATTTGTATTACCTCGAACAAAAACCTGTTAACAGCGTTTTACCGTTAATAAATAACAAACCACCGGAGTTTCGATTTAGTATTTACGAAGGCCAAAACAGGTTCTCACATCCAATCGCAGTTGCTGTATATAACAGTTCAAATATTTACATAAGCAATAACAGAAATCATACAGTTGAAATAGTTGGCCCAAACGGAAAGTCCAAAGGTGTCATTGGGAGAGCCGGTGATTTGCCCGGGGACTTGATGTTTCCTTATGGGATTGACTTTTTGCCGGATGGCGCAATCCTAATTGCTGAGACAGGTAATTACAGGATACAGGAGTATAGTCCTGAGGGGAAGTTTGTGAAAAATTTTCTGGAACCGGGCAATAAAGCAGGGATCCAAAAACCCGGTCCGATTTGTGTTGATAAACGGGGACATATTTACGTTGGCGATCTTTCGGGGAACCAGGTGGTAAAGTTCGACAGGAATGCCAGGGTTTTGGAAAGATTCAGGAATATTTCATACCCACATGGAATAGCAGTTGATGTGGAAAGAAATAAACTCTATGTCAGTGACTCCGGAGCATCAGTTGTAAAGGTTTATGAACTTGAGGGAGAGACTGAAAGAGAATTGGGAGAGACGGTAACAGAACCACAACGGGTAATTGATTCAATTACGCCCGGAAATCGCTTTAGTATGGTCAGGGGAGTTGCTGTTGATGGAAATGGCCGCCTGTATGTGGTTGATACCATCAGCGGCAGGGTCAGGGTATTTGACAAAAATGGCGGATATTTATTCAGTTTTGGCCAACCTGGTTCCGGTGACGGAGAATTCGTTTATCCTGTAGGAATTCATGTTGATGATTCAGGGAAAATTTACATAGCTGACTGGGGGAATAACCGCATTCAGGTGTGGGGGTACTGA
- a CDS encoding cytochrome c3 family protein, whose translation MNVKIKYLLIFIIALGVMAVFTGIGSADDGPYVYIRYFNNGTGVDTYVYWNDSAENGGPYSFAWADDVLASGDDLDWQTETPDNAGTANAVFKLPVTKYINYFFRVSDGNKVTIARAFPVDFNNSTNSERYQNDYAHGNFGPGTGMCAACHTTHAALGEYLLRQATYYELCLLCHGNSSSQSKYDVETGRVYMGSETGWVDSLAGPIGSGVTGITSKHDVDDTADVMTSVYGSEPGKFLTFTCVSCHKGHGGKNDNYRLLKKTVYPADEEWNPQEVDFRAYAVVRDATVGEDVYFISGNTEFCAACHLDYDEGSAHYAGGVYNSVYKHPVTVGSIVYSAEAKGFWPAAGDYLPLQVDPGAGTTDKRNAVVCETCHFAHGTYKSFNVSLPDTGETISSQKMLRLDNYGVCQSCHKK comes from the coding sequence ATGAATGTTAAGATTAAATATTTATTGATTTTCATAATAGCGCTAGGGGTCATGGCAGTTTTTACGGGAATTGGTTCTGCTGATGATGGACCATATGTATACATCAGGTATTTCAATAATGGGACCGGTGTGGATACTTATGTCTACTGGAATGATTCCGCTGAAAATGGAGGGCCGTATAGTTTTGCCTGGGCAGATGATGTGCTGGCCAGTGGTGATGACCTGGACTGGCAGACCGAAACGCCTGATAATGCCGGAACGGCCAATGCGGTCTTTAAGCTTCCGGTAACCAAATACATTAATTATTTTTTCAGGGTCAGTGATGGAAACAAGGTCACCATTGCCCGTGCATTTCCGGTCGATTTTAACAACAGTACCAATTCTGAAAGATACCAGAACGATTACGCACACGGTAACTTTGGCCCTGGCACCGGTATGTGTGCGGCGTGTCATACCACCCATGCCGCACTGGGCGAATACCTGTTAAGACAGGCAACATATTACGAACTCTGTCTGTTGTGTCATGGAAACAGCAGTTCTCAAAGTAAATATGATGTGGAAACCGGCAGGGTTTATATGGGTTCGGAAACGGGATGGGTTGATTCTCTGGCTGGTCCCATAGGAAGCGGGGTCACCGGGATAACCTCCAAACATGATGTGGATGATACCGCTGATGTTATGACAAGCGTATATGGAAGCGAACCGGGCAAATTCCTGACCTTTACGTGTGTGTCGTGCCATAAGGGCCATGGGGGGAAAAACGATAATTACCGCCTGCTGAAGAAAACAGTTTACCCTGCTGATGAGGAATGGAATCCCCAGGAAGTCGATTTCAGAGCATATGCAGTTGTCAGGGATGCGACTGTCGGTGAGGATGTCTACTTTATTTCCGGAAACACCGAATTCTGCGCCGCCTGTCACCTGGACTATGACGAAGGGTCGGCTCATTATGCCGGCGGTGTATACAACAGTGTCTACAAACATCCGGTGACAGTCGGGTCAATTGTCTATTCTGCTGAAGCTAAAGGCTTCTGGCCGGCTGCGGGGGATTATCTGCCGCTGCAGGTGGACCCGGGGGCAGGCACCACTGACAAGAGAAATGCTGTGGTTTGCGAGACGTGCCACTTTGCACATGGCACCTACAAATCCTTTAATGTATCTCTCCCTGACACCGGTGAAACCATATCGAGCCAAAAAATGCTCAGACTGGACAATTACGGAGTTTGCCAGTCCTGCCATAAGAAGTAG